A DNA window from Centroberyx gerrardi isolate f3 chromosome 5, fCenGer3.hap1.cur.20231027, whole genome shotgun sequence contains the following coding sequences:
- the barx1 gene encoding homeobox protein BarH-like 1, protein MQHPLDLGAHYYPPEAHPDHRSHRYRSFMIEEILTDHPEHKVSAPAGELLKFGVQALLSARPFHSHLVLKADQTSLLKFPMSPLSCSLGSPLGSPLLAGPPGLQVGPASHHLPLDLHLRGKLEHGGDGSKTKKGRRSRTVFTELQLMGLEKRFEKQKYLSTPDRIDLAESLGLSQLQVKTWYQNRRMKWKKIVLQGGGLESPTKPKGRPKKNSIPTSEQLSEQERSAGELDRQSEASSSHSDNNQEE, encoded by the exons ATGCAGCATCCCTTGGACCTGGGGGCGCATTACTATCCTCCGGAGGCTCACCCCGACCACAGATCCCATCGTTACAGGAGTTTCATGATAGAGGAGATCCTGACCGACCATCCGGAGCACAAGGTGTCTGCCCCGGCCGGGGAGCTGCTCAAATTCGGGGTGCAAGCTCTCCTGTCGGCCCGGCCTTTCCACAGCCACCTGG TCCTGAAGGCCGACCAGACGAGCCTGCTGAAGTTCCCCATGTCCCCGCTGTCCTGCTCGCTGGGCTCCCCGCTGGGCTCGCCGCTGCTGGCCGGGCCCCCGGGCCTGCAGGTCGGCCCGGCGTCCCACCACCTGCCGCTGGACCTCCACCTCCGGGGGAAGCTGGAGCACGGCGGCGACGGGAGCAAGACCAAGAAGGGCAGACGGAGCCGCACAGTCTTCACCGAGCTGCAGCTCATGGGCCTGGAGAAGCGGTTTGAGAAGCAGAAGTATCTCTCCACGCCGGACAG aATAGATCTTGCTGAGTCTTTGGGCCTCAGTCAGCTGCAAGTGAAAACGTGGTACCAGAATAGAAGGATGAAATGGAAGAAAATA GTGTTACAAGGAGGAGGCCTGGAGTCGCCCACTAAACCCAAAGGCCGTCCCAAGAAGAACTCCATACCCACTAGCGAGCAGCTCTCTGAACAAGAAAGGTCTGCCGGCGAGCTCGACCGTCAGTCCGAAGCCTCCAGCTCCCACTCAGACAACAATCAGGAGGAGTGA